GCAGCGGGAACGGATCGAAAGAAGTCTTCATGCGCTTTATGATGGAGATGGCCCGGCTCAACCTGGTATTCAAGCTGATCGTGACGGAATCGTCCTGCATGGGTCCCTGCGCCTTCGGTCCGACGGTCGTGGTCTATCCGGAAGGCACCTGGTACCAGAAGGTCACGCCCAACGATGTTGCCGAGATCCTGGAGCAACATATCATCAAGGGGCAGCCGGTTAAACGGCTCCTTCTCCCCGACGCGGTCTGGGGGCCCTAGCAGGTCGCTGA
This Nitrospiria bacterium DNA region includes the following protein-coding sequences:
- a CDS encoding (2Fe-2S) ferredoxin domain-containing protein — encoded protein: MPKPTHHILVCTQTRPPDHPRGSCSGNGSKEVFMRFMMEMARLNLVFKLIVTESSCMGPCAFGPTVVVYPEGTWYQKVTPNDVAEILEQHIIKGQPVKRLLLPDAVWGP